The Nitrospiraceae bacterium genome window below encodes:
- a CDS encoding carboxymuconolactone decarboxylase family protein, producing the protein MAQAQTTTLYDMNNLTKMKDLGTHASEAMKAFVDFDRAALAEGTIPRKYKELMALAVAFTTQCPYCIELHANKAREFGATNSEVAESVLVTAALRAGGAITHGTHAIMGS; encoded by the coding sequence ATGGCACAGGCGCAGACAACAACGTTATATGACATGAACAACCTGACCAAGATGAAAGACTTGGGCACCCATGCTTCGGAAGCCATGAAGGCGTTCGTCGATTTCGACCGGGCCGCCTTGGCCGAAGGCACGATCCCGAGAAAGTACAAGGAACTGATGGCGCTGGCAGTCGCGTTCACGACGCAATGCCCCTACTGCATCGAACTGCACGCGAACAAGGCACGGGAGTTCGGCGCGACGAATTCCGAGGTCGCTGAGTCGGTGCTCGTCACGGCCGCGTTGCGCGCGGGCGGGGCGATCACCCACGGCACACATGCCATCATGGGATCGTGA
- a CDS encoding class I SAM-dependent methyltransferase — protein sequence MTTGTVAADLDELKQRLRHIWSAGDYDRFSRYLEAGAREFYERLPVAPGARLLDVGCGSGQLALIAAKDGLDVTGVDIAANWVERARARAEAENLRATFDQADAEALPFADKSFDLVVSVLGAMFAPRPDLVAQELLRVCVPGGTVAMANWTPQGFVGQMFKTVAKFIAPSGMPSPVLWGDEATVRERLGQGLSSLHLSRRLYRLDYPFPPAEVVDFFRRYYGPINRAFASLDEAGTQRLGGELESLWTQHNRAQGGATVVQAEYLEVIGTRA from the coding sequence ATGACGACCGGCACTGTGGCGGCAGACTTGGATGAATTGAAGCAACGCCTTCGGCATATTTGGTCGGCCGGGGATTACGACCGCTTTTCTCGATACCTCGAGGCGGGAGCTCGGGAGTTTTATGAGCGGCTACCGGTCGCACCGGGCGCACGGTTGCTCGATGTAGGCTGCGGCTCCGGACAGCTGGCGTTGATCGCGGCCAAGGACGGCCTGGACGTCACGGGCGTGGATATCGCCGCAAACTGGGTGGAACGGGCGAGAGCGCGGGCGGAGGCCGAGAACCTTCGGGCGACGTTCGACCAAGCGGATGCGGAGGCGCTGCCTTTCGCCGATAAGTCGTTCGATCTGGTGGTGAGCGTTCTGGGCGCGATGTTCGCACCACGTCCGGACCTGGTCGCACAGGAACTCTTGCGCGTGTGCGTGCCGGGAGGGACCGTCGCGATGGCGAATTGGACGCCTCAAGGATTCGTCGGGCAGATGTTCAAGACCGTCGCGAAATTCATTGCGCCATCCGGCATGCCGTCGCCGGTCCTGTGGGGGGATGAAGCGACGGTCCGCGAACGGCTCGGGCAGGGCCTCTCATCGTTGCACCTGAGCAGGAGACTCTACCGGCTCGACTATCCATTTCCTCCGGCGGAAGTCGTCGACTTCTTCCGCCGCTATTACGGCCCGATCAATCGCGCGTTCGCCTCGTTGGACGAGGCCGGCACGCAGCGGCTCGGTGGAGAGTTGGAATCGCTCTGGACCCAACACAATCGGGCGCAGGGTGGGGCCACGGTCGTCCAGGCGGAGTATCTGGAGGTCATCGGCACGAGGGCATAA
- a CDS encoding PAS domain S-box protein → MSETAASSSPSDGERQPQEINRRLRIESGARLAAERDMARFFELSLDMLCIAHSDGYFKQVSPAFTRTLGWTTEELLSTPYLSLIHPDDVPRTIRELERQIAEGHQVLQFENRYRHKDGSWRLLSWKSAPQPDGFLYAIARDVTERDEAEKALRRSHEELERRVRERTAELEARNHDLQTLLYVTSHDLREPLRAIASFSALLQERHAGQLDRAGLDFLHRVIRAAQRMEALMNDILALSRAQRMEPPAELVPGRQLVEDALRQLEETIRATNAKVRIGDRLPDVMVNRTWARQALYNLIANALKFHRPDEAPDIAIEAIEEADRPQGGAGFVVRDRGIGIKPEHAERIFELFQRAVGREIPGTGAGLAIVKQVAQRHGGRAWAKAREGGGMEFFLLFGHAPASPLE, encoded by the coding sequence ATGAGCGAGACTGCCGCATCCTCCTCGCCGTCCGACGGCGAACGCCAACCGCAGGAAATCAACCGACGCCTTCGCATCGAATCGGGCGCCCGCCTGGCGGCCGAACGCGACATGGCGCGATTCTTCGAGCTTTCCCTGGACATGCTCTGCATCGCCCACTCAGACGGCTATTTCAAACAGGTCAGCCCGGCCTTCACGCGCACCCTGGGATGGACGACCGAGGAGCTGCTCTCCACGCCCTACCTCTCACTCATCCATCCCGACGACGTCCCCCGCACGATCCGTGAATTGGAACGGCAAATCGCCGAGGGCCACCAAGTCCTCCAATTCGAGAATCGCTACCGCCACAAGGACGGATCCTGGCGGCTCCTGTCTTGGAAATCCGCGCCCCAGCCCGACGGGTTTCTGTACGCGATCGCGCGCGATGTGACGGAACGAGACGAAGCCGAGAAGGCGCTCCGTCGATCGCACGAAGAGTTGGAACGGCGCGTACGCGAACGAACCGCCGAGTTGGAGGCACGTAACCACGACCTGCAGACCCTGCTGTACGTGACGTCGCATGACCTGCGCGAACCCCTGCGGGCGATCGCCAGTTTTTCCGCTCTGTTGCAAGAACGCCATGCCGGTCAGCTCGACCGAGCCGGCCTCGATTTTCTCCATCGCGTCATCCGGGCCGCGCAACGCATGGAAGCACTCATGAACGACATCCTGGCGCTCTCCCGGGCGCAGCGCATGGAGCCGCCCGCCGAGCTGGTGCCGGGCCGGCAGCTAGTCGAGGATGCCCTGCGGCAACTGGAAGAGACCATCCGGGCAACCAACGCAAAGGTGCGCATCGGGGACAGGCTGCCGGATGTGATGGTCAACAGGACGTGGGCCAGACAGGCGCTCTACAATCTGATTGCCAACGCGCTGAAGTTCCACCGGCCGGATGAGGCGCCGGACATCGCCATTGAGGCCATCGAGGAGGCGGACAGGCCGCAAGGCGGCGCCGGATTCGTCGTGCGCGATCGCGGCATCGGCATCAAGCCGGAACATGCCGAGCGGATCTTCGAACTCTTCCAACGCGCCGTCGGGCGGGAGATTCCCGGAACCGGGGCAGGGCTGGCCATCGTGAAACAGGTTGCGCAGCGGCACGGAGGACGAGCCTGGGCCAAGGCACGGGAAGGGGGAGGGATGGAGTTCTTTTTGCTGTTCGGCCACGCACCAGCTTCACCGTTGGAATAG
- a CDS encoding AraC family transcriptional regulator encodes MDVLSEVLKTVKLDGAVFFHGEFSAPWCMREPDSDSMASYLSADSKHVIIFHLLTEGRGHARVEEDATPVSLIAGDLVIFPHGDAHLMGNGRPVTPVDSTKQIQQVLAEGKMLSQYGGGGEMTKLICGYLTCERQLSQVFLAGLPPLMKLHIRDESSGRWLEETLRYSVEQGEAAGPGGKAVVAKLSEVLFVEALRRYVAQLPATQSGWLAGVRDPDVGRALGCLHRDPARPWTIATLADEVGLSRSVLAERFRHYLSETPIGYLTRWRLNLAAQLLSATSKSVAEVAGDVGYESEPSFNRAFKREFGLPPARYRQGARAQVKQTTP; translated from the coding sequence GTGGATGTCCTGTCCGAAGTGCTGAAGACCGTCAAACTCGACGGCGCTGTGTTCTTTCACGGTGAATTCTCCGCGCCCTGGTGTATGCGCGAACCGGATTCCGACAGCATGGCCTCGTATTTATCCGCCGACAGCAAGCATGTGATCATCTTCCACCTCCTGACGGAAGGGCGCGGCCACGCCAGGGTCGAGGAGGACGCCACGCCCGTTTCTCTCATCGCGGGCGATCTCGTGATCTTTCCCCATGGCGATGCGCACCTCATGGGCAATGGTCGGCCGGTGACGCCGGTGGACAGCACGAAGCAAATTCAGCAGGTGCTGGCCGAGGGCAAGATGTTGTCGCAATACGGCGGCGGCGGGGAAATGACCAAGCTCATCTGCGGCTATCTCACCTGCGAGCGGCAACTGAGCCAGGTCTTTCTCGCGGGGCTTCCCCCGTTGATGAAGCTCCATATCAGGGATGAGTCGTCAGGCCGCTGGCTGGAGGAGACGCTGCGCTATTCGGTGGAACAAGGTGAAGCTGCGGGACCAGGCGGCAAGGCGGTGGTTGCCAAACTGTCGGAGGTGTTGTTCGTGGAAGCCTTGCGCCGCTATGTGGCGCAGTTGCCCGCCACCCAGAGCGGCTGGCTCGCCGGCGTGAGAGATCCGGACGTCGGGCGAGCCTTGGGGTGCCTCCATCGAGATCCGGCCAGGCCTTGGACGATCGCGACGCTGGCCGACGAAGTGGGCCTTTCCCGTTCCGTGCTCGCGGAGCGATTCCGGCATTACCTGTCGGAGACGCCGATCGGGTACCTCACCCGTTGGCGGCTCAATCTCGCGGCGCAGCTCTTGAGTGCGACATCGAAGAGTGTGGCCGAGGTCGCGGGCGACGTCGGATATGAATCGGAGCCCTCGTTCAATCGCGCGTTCAAGCGTGAGTTTGGACTCC